In the genome of Coregonus clupeaformis isolate EN_2021a chromosome 11, ASM2061545v1, whole genome shotgun sequence, one region contains:
- the si:dkey-30c15.13 gene encoding transmembrane protein 253 isoform X1, whose amino-acid sequence MTQNMFQEGLYHVFFKDRSSGHSFTVTTNQEEFKDVRIGRWFGTVVNTRLLVTGVLQFFGALASILTTVTYACVSFNCSVSMTTPIWSGLFYLATGGLAMEVQRKPNKLNVTTLVGLNIFSLLLGSCALLAYSLITTHAKALYTDQQRVGVYIAKGSSIMFTVQCLLASVYTLFLSWRGLRRYSGPHTQTYNRLAQGPDEDTNEHLMVTGEFSL is encoded by the exons ATGACTCAGAACATGTTCCAAGAGGGGCTGTACCATGTTTTTTTTAAGGACCGCTCCTCGGGCCACTCATTCACTGTAACCACCAATCAGGAAGAATTTAAAGATGTGCGGATTGGACGCTGGTTTGGGACAGTCGTTAACACCCGCCTCCTTGTCACTGGG GTTTTGCAGTTCTTCGGTGCCCTGGCCTCCATCCTAACCACAGTAACCTATGCCTGCGTGAGCTTCAACTGTTCCGTCTCCATGACTACACCAATCTGGTCTGGCCTGTTT TATCTGGCCACTGGAGGGCTGGCAATGGAAGTTCAGAGGAAACCCAACAAACTCAAC GTGACCACACTGGTAGGCCTGAACATTTTCAGCCTACTGCTGGGGTCCTGTGCTCTGCTGGCCTACAGCCTCATCACTACACATGCTAAAGCACTCTACACAGACCAACAG CGTGTGGGTGTGTACATAGCGAAGGGCAGCTCTATCATGTTCACAGTACAGTGTCTGCTGGCCTCTGTTTACACTCTCTTCCTGTCCTGGAGAGGTCTACGACGGTACAGCGGCCCCCACACTCAGACCTACAACCGTCTAGCACAG GGCCCAGATGAGGACACTAATGAGCACCTAATGGTAACAGGAGAATTCAGCCTCTGA
- the LOC121576586 gene encoding NACHT, LRR and PYD domains-containing protein 12: MAESAALSSDDAQFVDRHMAELIQRVTTVMPIADDLLQRGLIHEEAYSNIHATRTSQEQMRRLFEALKSGGVKVKSAFYRILLEKQPCLIQDLGEPSAVHVSKTLNSKDKDENIEMCQTELKSYLKRTFEQIFPGIARQGRPKLLNKIYTELFITEGGSGEVNKEHEVMIIEAVLRRPATQEIPIKCNDIFKPLPGQDMTIRTVLTKGVAGIGKTVSVQKFIMDWVDGEANQDIQFIFPIPFRELNLMKEKTLSLIDLLHDFFNDIKESGLSNFKKSKVLFIFDGLDECQLPLNFNKNEICCDVTKSTTVDILLTNLIKRKLLPSALLWITSRPAATNRIPPDCVDQVTEVRGFRDEQKEKYFKKTVSDEKLAERIIAHIKSSRSLDIMCHIPVFCWISATVLNNLLSKAESGDLPKTLTQMFLQFLIFQIIQTTRKYHEDTDTDLHWDKEIILKLGKLAFEQLEKGNLIFYEKDLKEFGIDVRQASLCSGVFTQILREECMYQEVVYSFVHLSLQEFIAALYVFLSFENNNEDVITPQLPSSSTGMVLYEEIRPDNIYKSAVDKALNSQSGHLDLFLRFLLGLSLKSNQTLLRGLLTQTEGSSQSNKGTVDFIKDRIRKNPSPERCINLFHCLNELNDNSLVEEIQIYLKSGGVSNVELSYSHWSALAFVMLSSDEELDVFELKKFVRSDEGVMRLLPVIKASKTALMNSCNVTWRCCENLALSFGSCTSSLRKLDLSHNGLTDSGVELLCLGLGNPLCKLETMKLSGCKVQEKGFASLASALRSNPSHLRELDLSYNNPGDSGVKQLSAALEFQHCKLETLSLFDCSLTGICCEALASALCSSSSSLRELDLSRNDLHSMGLELLSAGLRSTNCKLERLRLSNCEVQEKGCASLASALRSNPSHLRELDLSYNNNLQDAGVANLSAALGNPLCHLETLRLNNCGVTEEGFSSLASALKSNPSHLRQLDMSSNKAGDTGAKLLSAALEHPGCELLKLRLSLCGVMEDGCCSLASALESNPSHLRQLDLSNNFLGDSGVKLLSALLEDPHCEIKTLRLTDCYISEEAFVSLASALKSNPSQLRELDLTRNNGGDSGVKLLSAGLKDPCCKLEKLSLFCCNLSWECCEALAAALSSTSNLRELDLSHNYLGNSGVTMLSAGLGNPHCKLMILRLCNCAMTEEGCASLATALRSNPSHLSNLDLSFNSPGDPRMNLLFAVLEDPCCKLEILILENCNLTENCCAALATALSSNSCSLRNLNLSENNLYDSGVQLLSAGLKKPQCKLETLKVANCKFKEDGCVALASALSSNPFHMRELDLNQNRYGRGKALLQALQKDPHCKLEKVGLVPM, encoded by the exons ATGCCCAGTTTGTGGATAGGCACATGGCTGAGCTCATTCAGAGGGTTACCACAGTGATGCCCATAGCAGATGACCTACTCCAGAGGGGTCTGATCCATGAGGAGGCGTACTCTAATATCCATGCTACCAGGACCAGCCAGGAACAGATGAGACGGCTGTTTGAGGCCCTGAAATCAGGAGGGGTAAAGGTGAAATCAGCCTTTTACAGGATTCTACTGGAAAAACAACCTTGTCTAATCCAAGATCTAG GTGAACCCTCTGCAGTCCATGTCAGCAAAACTCTGAATTCTAAAGACAAAG ATGAGAATATTGAAATGTGCCAAACAGAATTGAAATCGTACCTGAAGAGAACATTTGAACAAATATTTCCAGGAATAGCTAGACAAGGACGTCCTAAACTCCtaaataagatctacacagagctcttcatcacagagggtggaagtgGAGAGGTCAACAAAGAACATGAGGTGATGATAATTGAGGCCGTATTAAGGAGACCAGCGACACAAGAGATACCAATCAAATGCAATGACATTTTTAAGCCTTTACCTGGACAGGACATGACTATCAGAACTGTGCtcacaaagggagtcgctggcattggaaagaCAGTCTCAGTGCAGAAATTCATTATGGACTGGGTTGATGGAGAAGCTAATCAGGATATACAGTTCATATTTCCAAttccttttcgggagctgaatttgatgaaggAAAAGACACTCAGTTTGATTGACCTACTTCATGATTTTTTCAACGACATCAAAGAGTCAGGACTTTCCAACTTTAAAAAAAGCAAAGTGTTGTTTATCTTTGATGGGTTGGATGAGTGTCAACTTCCTCTGAATTTCAACAAAAATGAGATCTGCTGTGATGTCACAAAGTCAACCACTGTGGATATACTtctgacaaacctcatcaagaGGAAACTGCTTCCTTCTGCTCTTCTCTGGATAACTTCCCGACCAGCAGCAACCAATCGGATCCCTCCTGactgtgttgaccaggtgactgAGGTACGAGGGTTTAGGGATGAACAGAAGGAGAAATACTTCAAGAAGACAGTCAGTGATGAGAAACTGGCTGAAAGAATCATCGCACATATAAAGTCATCAAGGAGCCTCGacatcatgtgccacataccAGTGTTCTGTTGGATCTCAGCCACTGTTCTAAATAATCTGTTGAGTAAAGCAGAAAGTGGAGACTTGCCCAAAACTTTGACACAAATGTTCTTACAGTTTCTGATCTTTCAGATAATACAGACAACGCGGAAATATCATGAAGACACTGACACAGATCTCCACTGGGATAAAGAGATAATTCTGAAACTTGGAAAACTGGCCTTTGAACAGCTTGAAAAAGGCAACCTGATCTTCTATGAGAAAGATCTGAAAGAGTTTGGCATTGATGTCAGACAAGCTTCTTTGTGCTCAGGAGTGTTCACACAGATCTTAAGAGAAGAGTGTATGTACCAGGAGGTGGTCTACAGCTTTGTTCATCTGAGCCTTCAGGAGTTCATTGCTGCTTTGtatgtgtttctttcatttgaaaacaacaatgaggatgttataacaccacagctaccatCATCCTCGACTGGAATGGTCTTGTATGAAGAAATCCGTCCTGACAACATCTACAAGAGTGCAGTGGATAAGGCCTTAAATAGTCAGAGTGgtcacctggacctgttcctgcGCTTCCTTCTTGGCCTCTCACTGAAGTCCAACCAGACACTCCTTCGAGGCCTACTGACACAGACAGAAGGGAGCTCACAGAGCAACAAGGGCACAGTCGACTTCATTAAGGACAGGATCAGGAaaaatccctctccagagaggtgcatcaacctgttccactgtctgaatgagcTGAACGACAATTCTCTGGTGGAGGAAATCCAAATCTACTTGAAGTCGGGAGGTGTTTCGAACGTCGAACTCTCATATTCTCATTGGTCTGCTCTGGCCTTTGTTATGTTGTCCTCAGATGAGGAGCTGGATGTATTTgagctgaagaaatttgtcagATCAGATGAAGGCGTtatgaggctgctgccagtgatCAAAGCCTCTAAAACGGCTCT GATGAATTCTTGCAATGTCACTTGGAGATGTTGTGAGAATCTGGCCTTATCTTTCGGCTCATGTACCTCAAGTTTGAGAAAGCTGGACCTGAGTCACAATGGCCTGACTGATTCAGGGGTGGAGCTGCTCTGTCTTGGACTGGGAAATCCACTCTGTAAATTGGAAACAATGAA ACTGTCAGGCTGTAAAGTCCAAGAGAAAGGCTTTGCTTCTCTGgcttcagctctgaggtcaaacccgtcacacctgagagagctggatctgagttaCAATAACCCAGGAGATTCAGGTGTGAAGCAGCTCTCTGCTGCACTGGAGTTTcaacactgtaaactggagacactAAG TCTGTTTGATTGCAGCTTAACAGGGATATGTTGTGAAGCCCTGGCCTCAGCTCTATGCTCAAGCTCCTCAAGTCTGCGAGAGTTGGATCTGAGTCGCAATGACCTGCACAGTATGGGGCtggagctgctctctgctggactgaggAGCACCAATTGTAAACTAGAAAGGCTGAG GCTGTCAAACTGTGAAGTCcaagagaaaggctgtgcttctctggcttcagctctgaggtcaaacccctcacacctgagggAACTGGACTTGAGCTACAATAATAACCTGCAGGATGCAGGAGTGGCCAATCTTTCTGCTGCACTGGGGAATCCACTTTGTCATCTGGAGACACTGAG GCTTAATaactgtggagtcacagaggaaggctttTCTTCTCTAGCCTCTGCTTTGAAGTCCAACCCTTCACACCTGAGACAGCTGGACATGAGCAGCAATAAAGCAGGAGACACAGGAGcaaagctgctctctgctgcacTAGAGCATCCAGGTTGTGAACTATTGAAATTGAG GCTGTCATTGTGTGGTGTCATGGAGGACGGCTGCTGTTCCCTAGCTTCAGCTCTggagtcaaacccctcacacctgagacagctggacctgagtaacaatttcctaggagactcaggagtgaagctgctctctgctttACTGGAGGACCCACACTGTGAAATCAAGACACTGAG GCTTACAGACTGTTACATTTCAGAGGAAGCATTTGTTTCTCTGGCTTCAGCCCTGAAATCAAACCCCTCACAACTAAGAGAGCTGGACCTGACCAGGAATAACGGAGGAGACTctggagtgaagctgctctctgctggactgaagGATCCATGCTGTAAACTGGAGAAACTGAG CCTGTTTTGTTGTAATCTGAGTTGGGAATGCTGTGAGGCACTGGCAGCAGCTCTCAGCTCAACCTCAAATCTgcgagagctggacctgagtcaCAATTATTTGGGGAATTCAGGAGTGACAATGCTCTCTGCAGGATTGGGCAATCCTCATTGTAAACTGATGATCCTGAG GCTCTGTAATTGTGCTAtgacagaggaaggctgtgcttctctggccaCAGCGCTGAGGTCAAATCCCTCTCACCTGAGCAACCTGGACCTGAGTTTCAATTCTCCAGGAGACCCAAGAATGAATCTGCTCTTTGCTGTGCTAGAGGATCCCTGTTGTAAACTGGAGATTTTAAT TCTGGAAAACTGTAACCTCACCGAGAATTGCTGTGCAGCACTGGCCACTGCTCTCAGCTCAAACTCCTGTAGTCTGAGAAACCTGAACCTGAGTGAAAATAACCTATATGATTCAGGAGTACAGCTACTCTCGGCTGGACTGAAGAAACCACAGTGTAAACTGGAGACACTGAA GGTGGCAAACTGTAAGTTCAAAGAGGATGGCTGTGTTGCCCTGGCCTCAGCTCTAAGCTCCAACCCCTTCCACATGAGAGAGCTCGATCTGAACCAGAACAGGTATGGGCGTGGAAAAGCCTTGCTCCAAGCACTGCAGAAGGAtccacactgtaaactggagaaaGTGGG ATTGGTCCCAATGTGA
- the si:dkey-30c15.13 gene encoding transmembrane protein 253 isoform X3, translating to MTTPIWSGLFYLATGGLAMEVQRKPNKLNVTTLVGLNIFSLLLGSCALLAYSLITTHAKALYTDQQRVGVYIAKGSSIMFTVQCLLASVYTLFLSWRGLRRYSGPHTQTYNRLAQGPDEDTNEHLMVTGEFSL from the exons ATGACTACACCAATCTGGTCTGGCCTGTTT TATCTGGCCACTGGAGGGCTGGCAATGGAAGTTCAGAGGAAACCCAACAAACTCAAC GTGACCACACTGGTAGGCCTGAACATTTTCAGCCTACTGCTGGGGTCCTGTGCTCTGCTGGCCTACAGCCTCATCACTACACATGCTAAAGCACTCTACACAGACCAACAG CGTGTGGGTGTGTACATAGCGAAGGGCAGCTCTATCATGTTCACAGTACAGTGTCTGCTGGCCTCTGTTTACACTCTCTTCCTGTCCTGGAGAGGTCTACGACGGTACAGCGGCCCCCACACTCAGACCTACAACCGTCTAGCACAG GGCCCAGATGAGGACACTAATGAGCACCTAATGGTAACAGGAGAATTCAGCCTCTGA
- the si:dkey-30c15.13 gene encoding uncharacterized protein si:dkey-30c15.13 isoform X2 has protein sequence MTQNMFQEGLYHVFFKDRSSGHSFTVTTNQEEFKDVRIGRWFGTVVNTRLLVTGVLQFFGALASILTTVTYACVSFNCSVSMTTPIWSGLFYLATGGLAMEVQRKPNKLNRVGVYIAKGSSIMFTVQCLLASVYTLFLSWRGLRRYSGPHTQTYNRLAQGPDEDTNEHLMVTGEFSL, from the exons ATGACTCAGAACATGTTCCAAGAGGGGCTGTACCATGTTTTTTTTAAGGACCGCTCCTCGGGCCACTCATTCACTGTAACCACCAATCAGGAAGAATTTAAAGATGTGCGGATTGGACGCTGGTTTGGGACAGTCGTTAACACCCGCCTCCTTGTCACTGGG GTTTTGCAGTTCTTCGGTGCCCTGGCCTCCATCCTAACCACAGTAACCTATGCCTGCGTGAGCTTCAACTGTTCCGTCTCCATGACTACACCAATCTGGTCTGGCCTGTTT TATCTGGCCACTGGAGGGCTGGCAATGGAAGTTCAGAGGAAACCCAACAAACTCAAC CGTGTGGGTGTGTACATAGCGAAGGGCAGCTCTATCATGTTCACAGTACAGTGTCTGCTGGCCTCTGTTTACACTCTCTTCCTGTCCTGGAGAGGTCTACGACGGTACAGCGGCCCCCACACTCAGACCTACAACCGTCTAGCACAG GGCCCAGATGAGGACACTAATGAGCACCTAATGGTAACAGGAGAATTCAGCCTCTGA